The proteins below come from a single Micromonospora citrea genomic window:
- a CDS encoding C40 family peptidase: MAHHAPRPPSARSVLAGPTTAAPRPRWYRCTTALAALAAFAVVLTGGATAAHAEPTVAEIERQIDEDWNKLEPIIERHNATRQDLAAKRRQADALARQIAPLQEQVDQAMEKVNALAVRAYKGENVSAVNALLGSRSPDQMVGQLELLDRFAQHQQQDVRQVAELRDRLAAKKGPLDEMVAQLGRTEAQLAAKKKQINAEIDRLQKLRLRIYGSGGGGPLRPAPCPASYPGGGAGTAVKFACAQIGKPYVWGAEGPNSYDCSGLMLAAWAKAGISLPHNAAQQRRVTATVSRGELRPGDLVFYYSDLHHVGMYVGGGWVVHASRAGVPVKMKKVDDGPIHSYGRPA, translated from the coding sequence GTGGCACACCATGCCCCGCGGCCACCGTCGGCACGGTCGGTCCTCGCCGGCCCGACGACGGCTGCGCCGCGCCCACGCTGGTACCGCTGCACCACCGCCCTCGCCGCCCTGGCCGCGTTCGCCGTCGTCCTGACCGGCGGCGCCACGGCGGCCCACGCCGAACCGACGGTCGCCGAGATCGAGCGCCAGATCGACGAGGACTGGAACAAGCTCGAACCGATCATCGAACGGCACAACGCCACCCGTCAGGACCTGGCCGCCAAGCGCCGGCAGGCCGACGCGCTCGCCAGGCAGATCGCGCCGCTCCAGGAGCAGGTCGACCAGGCGATGGAGAAGGTCAACGCGCTGGCCGTCCGCGCCTACAAGGGTGAGAACGTCTCCGCCGTCAACGCCCTGCTGGGCAGCCGCTCGCCGGACCAGATGGTCGGCCAGCTCGAACTGCTCGACCGGTTCGCCCAGCACCAGCAGCAGGACGTGCGGCAGGTCGCCGAGTTGCGCGACCGGCTGGCCGCGAAGAAGGGGCCGCTGGACGAGATGGTCGCCCAGCTCGGCCGGACCGAGGCCCAGCTCGCCGCGAAGAAGAAGCAGATCAACGCCGAGATCGACCGGTTGCAGAAGCTGCGGCTACGGATCTACGGCAGCGGCGGGGGCGGCCCGCTGCGCCCCGCCCCCTGCCCGGCCAGCTATCCGGGCGGCGGGGCCGGCACGGCGGTGAAGTTCGCCTGCGCCCAGATCGGCAAGCCCTACGTCTGGGGCGCCGAGGGGCCGAACTCGTACGACTGCTCAGGTCTGATGCTCGCCGCCTGGGCGAAGGCCGGGATCTCGCTGCCGCACAACGCCGCGCAGCAGCGCCGGGTCACCGCGACCGTCAGCCGGGGCGAGCTGCGCCCGGGTGACCTGGTCTTCTACTACAGCGACCTGCACCACGTCGGCATGTACGTCGGCGGGGGCTGGGTGGTGCACGCCTCCCGGGCCGGGGTGCCGGTGAAGATGAAGAAGGTCGACGACGGCCCGATCCACAGCTACGGCCGCCCCGCCTGA
- a CDS encoding N-acetylmuramoyl-L-alanine amidase, with protein MHLTATSRSRRVLLAAAVAAALAATPLTAAGSAAAAPTTDRQQQYAAAAAEYGVPESVLLGVSYLQSRWDTNAGTPSTSGGYGPMHLTDAEHVAAQSGGTHHDEGTEDPRGDDSRPSLAEAHEPPADPPPAEAALRTLDAAAELTGASEEALRTDVTANIRGGAALLAAYQKEIGAPVGADTDPAAWYGAVARYSGADNADAAAAFADEVYGTINTGDSRLTDDGQQVSLPARVVQPQRSWLDRLNLRKLARPDGLECPDTISCEWIPAPYQKYGPGAGDYGNHDLSDRPNRQKIEYIVIHDTEGYFGPSVNLVKDPRRVGWHYTLRSVDGHIAQHIKTKDVGWHAGNWYVNAKSIGLEHEGFAGHGTWYTEAMYRTSAKLVRHLAAQYDIPLDRQHIIGHDNVPGTVASTVRGMHWDPGPYWDWSHYFDLLRAPFKSTGTPRTGLVTIDPDFATNQPQFTGCNRQPPGVPNPPPPTAPCPLRGSSAVVLHSAPSHDAPLVNDIALRPDGTPNTMYVSDHGARASAGQTYALAGVQGDWTAIWYLGQKAWFHNPASKPTAKWSVGFVVTPKAGKATIPVYGRAYPEQAAYPAGVPYQPISPLQYTLSAGQRYAVGTVLPGEYYRAVTFDGSAPGDWTVIRGDNRYVQIQFGHRVMYVNLDDVNLLPSPVGAPR; from the coding sequence ATGCACCTGACAGCGACATCGAGGAGCAGACGCGTCCTGCTGGCCGCCGCCGTCGCGGCCGCCCTGGCGGCGACGCCGCTCACCGCCGCCGGATCCGCCGCCGCCGCGCCGACGACCGACCGGCAGCAGCAGTACGCCGCCGCCGCGGCCGAGTACGGCGTGCCGGAGAGCGTCCTGCTCGGAGTCTCCTACCTGCAGTCCCGCTGGGACACCAACGCCGGCACGCCGAGCACCAGCGGCGGCTACGGACCGATGCACCTCACCGACGCGGAGCACGTCGCCGCCCAGTCCGGGGGCACCCACCACGACGAGGGCACCGAGGACCCGCGCGGCGACGACTCCCGCCCGTCCCTGGCCGAGGCGCACGAGCCGCCGGCCGATCCGCCTCCCGCCGAGGCCGCGCTGCGGACCCTCGACGCCGCCGCCGAGCTGACCGGCGCGAGCGAGGAGGCGCTGCGTACGGACGTCACGGCGAACATCCGGGGCGGGGCGGCGCTGCTGGCCGCGTACCAGAAGGAGATCGGCGCCCCGGTCGGCGCCGACACCGACCCGGCGGCCTGGTACGGCGCGGTGGCCCGCTACTCCGGCGCGGACAACGCCGACGCGGCGGCGGCCTTCGCCGACGAGGTCTACGGCACCATCAACACCGGCGACAGCCGGCTCACCGACGACGGGCAGCAGGTCAGCCTGCCCGCCCGCGTGGTGCAGCCGCAGCGCTCCTGGCTGGACCGGCTCAACCTGCGCAAGCTCGCCCGGCCCGACGGGCTGGAGTGCCCCGACACCATCTCCTGCGAGTGGATCCCGGCGCCCTACCAGAAGTACGGCCCCGGCGCGGGGGACTACGGCAACCACGACCTCTCCGACCGGCCCAACCGGCAGAAGATCGAGTACATCGTCATCCACGACACCGAGGGCTACTTCGGGCCGAGCGTCAACCTGGTCAAGGACCCGCGGCGGGTGGGCTGGCACTACACCCTGCGCTCGGTGGACGGCCACATCGCCCAGCACATCAAGACCAAGGACGTCGGCTGGCACGCCGGCAACTGGTACGTCAACGCCAAGTCCATCGGCCTCGAGCACGAGGGCTTCGCCGGGCACGGCACCTGGTACACCGAGGCGATGTACCGCACCTCGGCCAAACTGGTCCGCCACCTGGCGGCGCAGTACGACATCCCGCTGGACCGGCAGCACATCATCGGGCACGACAACGTCCCCGGCACCGTCGCCTCCACCGTGCGCGGCATGCACTGGGACCCGGGCCCGTACTGGGACTGGTCGCACTACTTCGACCTGCTCCGGGCGCCGTTCAAGTCGACCGGCACGCCGCGCACCGGGCTGGTCACCATCGACCCGGACTTCGCCACCAACCAACCGCAGTTCACCGGCTGCAACCGGCAGCCGCCGGGCGTGCCGAACCCGCCCCCGCCCACGGCGCCGTGCCCGCTGCGCGGCTCCTCCGCGGTGGTCCTGCACAGCGCGCCGAGCCACGACGCGCCGCTGGTCAACGACATCGCGTTGCGGCCCGACGGCACCCCGAACACCATGTACGTCTCCGACCACGGGGCCCGGGCCTCGGCCGGCCAGACGTACGCCCTGGCCGGGGTGCAGGGGGACTGGACCGCGATCTGGTACCTCGGCCAGAAGGCGTGGTTCCACAACCCCGCCTCGAAGCCGACCGCGAAGTGGTCCGTCGGTTTCGTGGTGACCCCGAAGGCCGGCAAGGCCACCATCCCGGTGTACGGCCGGGCGTACCCGGAGCAGGCGGCCTACCCGGCCGGCGTGCCCTACCAGCCGATCTCGCCGCTGCAGTACACCCTCTCCGCCGGCCAGCGGTACGCCGTCGGCACCGTGCTGCCCGGCGAGTACTACCGGGCCGTCACCTTCGACGGCTCCGCACCTGGTGACTGGACGGTGATCCGCGGCGACAACAGGTACGTGCAGATCCAGTTCGGACACCGGGTCATGTACGTCAACCTGGACGACGTGAACCTGCTGCCGTCCCCGGTGGGCGCGCCCCGCTGA
- a CDS encoding NlpC/P60 family protein: protein MPVATMPPHRHAPGRSARPGGLRRAAHRLLTLVAAAVVGAGALAAPAYAEPSVDEIEAAIDKKWEQLEPTIEQYNKVRAQLKVNRKKSADLQKKIQPLALETELAMDRVGDLASRYYISGPSQEIGALLVSAKPDTLTEQLTLLDRLAANERRQLEGVTKVREKYDAEKQKLDALIVAQTKQQNDLAAKKKQIDADIKKLEASLPVTTVKTEKCPTINGVVSDAARTAIRTACAQVGDPYVWGATGPNSFDCSGLTQFAYKAAGIHLTHFTGAQWNEGKAIPRSEARPGDLVFFFSDLHHVGLYLGNDKMVHAPRAGKPVNVSSINTMPVAGFRRPG from the coding sequence GTGCCGGTGGCAACCATGCCCCCTCATCGTCACGCACCGGGACGGTCTGCTCGTCCGGGTGGCCTGCGCCGGGCCGCCCACCGTCTGCTCACCCTGGTCGCCGCGGCTGTCGTCGGCGCCGGCGCGCTCGCCGCGCCCGCGTACGCCGAGCCCTCGGTCGACGAGATCGAGGCGGCGATCGACAAGAAGTGGGAGCAGTTGGAGCCCACCATCGAGCAGTACAACAAGGTGCGGGCGCAGCTGAAGGTCAACCGCAAGAAGTCGGCGGACCTGCAGAAGAAGATCCAGCCGTTGGCGCTGGAGACCGAGCTGGCGATGGACCGGGTCGGTGACCTCGCCTCCCGCTACTACATCTCGGGCCCGTCGCAGGAGATCGGCGCGCTGCTGGTGAGCGCCAAGCCGGACACGCTCACCGAGCAGCTGACCCTCCTGGACCGGCTGGCCGCGAACGAGCGCAGGCAGCTCGAGGGCGTCACCAAGGTCCGCGAGAAGTACGACGCCGAGAAGCAGAAGCTCGACGCGCTGATCGTCGCGCAGACCAAGCAGCAGAACGACCTGGCGGCGAAGAAGAAGCAGATCGACGCCGACATCAAGAAGCTAGAGGCGTCGCTGCCGGTGACGACCGTCAAGACGGAGAAGTGCCCGACCATCAACGGTGTGGTCAGCGACGCGGCCCGGACCGCGATCCGGACGGCGTGCGCCCAGGTCGGCGACCCGTACGTGTGGGGCGCGACCGGCCCGAACTCGTTCGACTGCTCCGGTCTGACCCAGTTCGCCTACAAGGCGGCGGGCATCCACCTGACGCACTTCACGGGCGCCCAGTGGAACGAGGGCAAGGCCATCCCACGCTCCGAGGCGCGCCCGGGTGACCTGGTCTTCTTCTTCAGCGACCTGCACCACGTCGGCCTCTACCTCGGCAACGACAAGATGGTGCACGCGCCCCGGGCCGGCAAGCCGGTCAACGTCTCCAGCATCAACACCATGCCGGTGGCCGGGTTCCGCAGGCCCGGCTGA
- a CDS encoding hemolysin family protein, translated as MPELLLTVALLLGNAFFVGSEFALIASRRTVVEPLAATSKRARWALSAMNQIPLMIAGAQLGITVCSLGLGAIAEPALAHLLEPAFHAVGLPDRVVHPVAFLLALGVVVFLHTVVGEMVPKNITLAGPEPSALWLGPAMLAFCLAAKPLLLAMKWAARRVLGLWRIEATEAVKTVFTAEELAGLVSQARTEGLLDAEEHARITGALALHTRTAADALQPWSTVTTVAEDVSPASLEVLATRTGRSRIPVVQRSTRRVLGFVHVKDVLGYAGVSRRAPVPAEVHRPLAVVPPDRTLADLLLSMRRERRHMVLVSDGRRPLGVVTLDDVLTAIVGGRADTLGTQAIAQP; from the coding sequence ATGCCTGAGTTGCTGCTCACGGTGGCGCTGCTGCTCGGCAACGCGTTCTTCGTGGGTAGCGAGTTCGCGCTGATCGCGTCCCGGCGCACCGTGGTGGAGCCGCTGGCGGCCACCTCGAAGCGGGCCCGCTGGGCGCTGTCGGCGATGAACCAGATCCCACTGATGATCGCCGGGGCGCAGCTCGGCATCACCGTCTGCTCGCTGGGGCTGGGCGCGATCGCCGAGCCGGCCCTGGCGCACCTGCTGGAACCGGCGTTCCACGCCGTCGGCCTGCCCGACCGGGTGGTCCACCCGGTGGCGTTCCTGCTCGCCCTCGGCGTGGTGGTCTTCCTGCACACGGTCGTCGGCGAGATGGTGCCGAAGAACATCACCCTGGCCGGGCCGGAGCCGTCGGCGCTCTGGCTGGGGCCGGCGATGCTGGCGTTCTGCCTGGCCGCCAAGCCGCTGCTGCTGGCGATGAAGTGGGCGGCCCGCCGGGTGCTGGGGCTGTGGCGGATCGAGGCCACCGAGGCGGTGAAGACGGTGTTCACCGCCGAGGAGCTGGCCGGGCTGGTGTCGCAGGCGCGTACGGAGGGGTTGCTCGACGCCGAGGAGCACGCCCGGATCACGGGCGCGCTCGCCCTGCACACGCGTACGGCCGCCGACGCCCTGCAACCCTGGTCGACGGTGACCACCGTCGCCGAGGACGTCTCGCCCGCCTCGCTGGAGGTGCTGGCGACCCGGACGGGCCGGTCGCGCATTCCGGTGGTGCAGCGGTCCACCCGCCGGGTGCTCGGCTTCGTGCACGTCAAGGACGTGCTCGGGTACGCCGGGGTGAGCCGGCGCGCCCCCGTGCCGGCGGAGGTCCACCGGCCGCTGGCGGTGGTGCCGCCGGACCGTACGCTCGCCGACCTGCTGCTGTCGATGCGTCGCGAGCGGCGGCACATGGTGCTGGTCAGCGACGGTCGTCGGCCGCTCGGCGTGGTGACGTTGGACGACGTATTGACCGCGATCGTCGGCGGCCGGGCCGACACCCTTGGTACGCAAGCGATCGCGCAGCCGTGA
- a CDS encoding hemolysin family protein: MPLVGFVLLTSGNAFFVAAEFALVTVDRPEIERRAAAGDGRAATVRRALRELSFQLSGAQLGITLTALLTGYLAEPALARLFTPLLRPVAGDTAGRFTPFLALALATLISMLFGELVPKNLALARPMPTALAAAGPMRGFSRAFGWLIRGLNDSANRLVRLLGVEPQEELASARSPEELGLLAAISARAGALPPDTAMLLRRTIRFGDKRAAEAMTPRVDVVALRATATVAELLALSRRTGRTRFPVYEETLDVVTGVAGVPDALGVPPARREHTTVGSVAREPVYVPESLDLDGVLAALRAAGADLAIVVDEYGGTDGVVTTEDLVEELVGEIADEFDPAAVDDAGPVELTVPGGEPTVLVDGVLRSDELAEQTGFRLPEGPYETLAGFLMARLGHIPVAGETVGESGYEFTVVEVERHRIEQVRVVRPEEPGDDA, encoded by the coding sequence CTGCCCCTGGTCGGCTTCGTGCTGCTGACCAGCGGCAACGCGTTCTTCGTCGCGGCCGAATTCGCCCTGGTCACGGTGGACCGGCCGGAGATCGAGCGGCGTGCCGCCGCGGGCGACGGCCGGGCCGCGACCGTACGCCGGGCGCTGCGCGAGCTGTCGTTCCAGCTCTCCGGGGCACAGCTCGGCATCACCCTCACCGCCCTGCTCACCGGCTATCTGGCCGAGCCCGCCCTGGCCCGGCTGTTCACCCCGCTGCTGCGCCCGGTCGCCGGGGACACCGCCGGCCGGTTCACCCCGTTCCTCGCCCTGGCCCTGGCCACCCTGATCTCCATGCTCTTCGGCGAGCTGGTGCCGAAGAACCTGGCGCTTGCCCGGCCGATGCCCACCGCGCTCGCCGCCGCCGGCCCCATGCGCGGCTTCTCCCGCGCCTTCGGCTGGCTGATCCGGGGGCTGAACGACTCGGCGAACCGCCTGGTCCGGCTGCTGGGCGTCGAGCCGCAGGAGGAACTGGCCAGCGCCCGCTCGCCGGAGGAGCTGGGGCTGTTGGCCGCCATCTCGGCCCGGGCCGGCGCCCTGCCACCGGACACCGCCATGCTGCTGCGCCGGACCATCCGCTTCGGGGACAAGCGGGCCGCCGAGGCGATGACCCCGCGGGTGGACGTCGTCGCGCTGCGGGCCACGGCCACCGTCGCCGAGCTGCTGGCGCTGTCCCGGCGGACGGGGCGGACCCGGTTCCCGGTGTACGAGGAGACCCTCGACGTGGTGACCGGCGTCGCCGGGGTGCCCGACGCGCTGGGCGTGCCGCCGGCCCGCCGGGAACACACCACCGTGGGGTCGGTGGCCCGCGAGCCGGTGTACGTGCCGGAGAGCCTGGATCTCGACGGGGTGCTGGCGGCGCTGCGGGCCGCCGGTGCGGACCTCGCCATCGTCGTCGACGAGTACGGCGGCACGGACGGGGTGGTCACGACCGAGGACCTGGTGGAGGAGCTGGTCGGTGAGATCGCGGACGAGTTCGACCCGGCGGCCGTGGACGACGCCGGTCCGGTCGAGCTGACGGTGCCGGGCGGGGAGCCCACCGTCCTCGTCGACGGGGTGCTGCGCTCCGACGAGCTGGCCGAGCAGACGGGGTTCCGGCTGCCGGAGGGGCCGTACGAGACGCTGGCCGGCTTCCTGATGGCCCGGCTCGGGCACATCCCGGTGGCCGGCGAGACGGTCGGGGAGTCCGGCTACGAGTTCACCGTCGTCGAGGTGGAGCGGCACCGGATCGAGCAGGTCCGGGTGGTCCGCCCCGAGGAGCCGGGCGACGATGCCTGA
- a CDS encoding (Fe-S)-binding protein: protein MGSVQIVTTILAFAITAVAVWLAVRAVMKMVAVIRLGQPDPTRFGDKGTRTKTMLAETAGHTRMLRWSVVGAAHWFVMVGFIVLSLLVLEAYFEVVSPTGGLPLIGGWAVYGGVTELIGILGIVGIVVLMAIRLRNRPTRPGGRSRFTGSTMWQGYFVEWIVLLVLIFGFLIRGFKVATDHFEYPVWATPLSHAVGAALPNWEAGVSVAAVIKIIISMTWLIVISLNVTMGVAWHRFLAFPNIFFKRDPGRAGSGLGALRPMTSQGKPLDFEEADPESDQFGVAQVEQFSWKGLLDFSTCTECGRCQSQCPAWNTGKPLSPKLLVLSLRDHAYAKAPYLLAGGGKDLTGEEKATAAQLAHVDVLALAEGDKPLIGTAEEGGVIDPDVLWSCTTCGACVEQCPVDIEHVDHIVDMRRYQVLIESSFPSEAGVMLRNLENKGNPWGAPQNTREDWTKGLDFEVPRVGEVDDFEYLFWVGCAGAFEDRAKKTTRAVATLLNEAGVKFAILGEGETCSGDPARRIGNEFVFQMLAQQNVETLNEAFEGREKSKRKIVATCPHCFNTLGNEYGQLGGEFEVVHHTQLLAHLVATGKLTPVQPVDGGVTYHDPCYLGRHNRVFAPPREVLGSAIAGGDGAGGDGGLIEMPRNSERSFCCGAGGARMWMEEKIGKRINVDRVEEAMSTGARTVAVGCPFCSTMLNDGVNGKGAGEQVEVVDVASVLLRSVKPEQASGAEETAPVAG from the coding sequence ATGGGCAGCGTCCAGATCGTCACCACGATCCTCGCGTTCGCCATCACCGCCGTGGCGGTGTGGCTTGCGGTACGCGCGGTCATGAAGATGGTGGCCGTCATCCGGCTGGGTCAGCCCGACCCGACCCGGTTCGGCGACAAGGGCACCCGCACGAAGACCATGCTGGCGGAGACCGCAGGCCACACCCGGATGCTCCGCTGGAGCGTGGTGGGCGCGGCGCACTGGTTCGTGATGGTCGGCTTCATCGTGCTGTCGCTGCTGGTGCTGGAGGCGTACTTCGAGGTCGTCTCACCGACCGGCGGGCTGCCGCTGATCGGCGGCTGGGCGGTCTACGGCGGCGTGACCGAGCTGATCGGCATCCTGGGCATCGTCGGCATCGTGGTGCTGATGGCGATCCGCCTGCGGAACCGGCCGACCCGGCCGGGTGGCCGTTCCCGGTTCACCGGCTCCACCATGTGGCAGGGCTACTTCGTCGAGTGGATCGTGCTGCTGGTCCTGATCTTCGGCTTCCTGATCCGGGGCTTCAAGGTCGCCACCGACCACTTCGAGTACCCGGTCTGGGCCACCCCGCTCAGCCACGCGGTGGGCGCGGCGCTGCCGAACTGGGAGGCGGGCGTCAGCGTCGCCGCCGTCATCAAGATCATCATTTCGATGACCTGGCTCATCGTCATCTCGCTGAACGTCACCATGGGCGTCGCCTGGCACCGCTTCCTGGCGTTCCCGAACATCTTCTTCAAGCGTGACCCGGGCCGCGCGGGCTCCGGCCTCGGCGCGCTGCGCCCGATGACGAGCCAGGGCAAGCCGCTCGACTTCGAGGAGGCCGACCCGGAGTCCGACCAGTTCGGCGTCGCCCAGGTCGAGCAGTTCAGCTGGAAGGGCCTGCTGGACTTCAGCACCTGTACCGAGTGCGGTCGCTGCCAGTCGCAGTGCCCGGCCTGGAACACGGGCAAGCCGCTGTCGCCGAAGCTGCTGGTGCTGAGCCTGCGCGACCACGCGTACGCCAAGGCGCCGTACCTGCTGGCCGGCGGCGGCAAGGACCTGACCGGCGAGGAGAAGGCCACCGCCGCCCAGCTCGCCCACGTCGACGTGCTGGCCCTGGCCGAGGGCGACAAGCCGCTGATCGGCACCGCCGAGGAAGGCGGCGTCATCGACCCGGACGTGCTCTGGTCCTGCACCACCTGTGGCGCGTGCGTCGAGCAGTGCCCGGTCGACATCGAGCACGTCGACCACATCGTCGACATGCGCCGCTACCAGGTGCTGATCGAGTCGAGCTTCCCCTCCGAGGCCGGCGTGATGCTGCGCAACCTGGAGAACAAGGGCAACCCGTGGGGCGCCCCGCAGAACACCCGCGAGGACTGGACCAAGGGCCTGGACTTCGAGGTGCCGCGGGTCGGCGAGGTCGACGACTTCGAGTACCTCTTCTGGGTCGGCTGCGCCGGCGCGTTCGAGGACCGGGCCAAGAAGACCACCCGGGCGGTCGCCACGCTGCTCAACGAGGCGGGCGTGAAGTTCGCCATCCTCGGCGAGGGCGAGACCTGCTCCGGCGACCCGGCCCGCCGGATCGGCAACGAGTTCGTCTTCCAGATGCTCGCCCAGCAGAACGTCGAGACCCTCAACGAGGCGTTCGAGGGCCGGGAGAAGAGCAAGCGGAAGATCGTCGCCACCTGCCCGCACTGCTTCAACACCCTCGGCAACGAGTACGGCCAGCTCGGCGGCGAGTTCGAGGTGGTCCACCACACCCAGCTCCTGGCCCACCTGGTCGCCACCGGCAAGCTCACCCCCGTGCAGCCGGTCGACGGCGGCGTCACCTACCACGACCCCTGCTACCTGGGCCGGCACAACCGGGTCTTCGCCCCGCCGCGCGAGGTGCTCGGCAGCGCCATCGCCGGCGGGGACGGCGCGGGCGGCGACGGCGGCCTCATCGAGATGCCGCGCAACAGCGAGCGCTCCTTCTGCTGCGGCGCCGGCGGTGCCCGGATGTGGATGGAGGAGAAGATCGGCAAGCGGATCAACGTGGACCGGGTCGAGGAGGCCATGTCCACGGGGGCGAGGACGGTCGCCGTCGGCTGCCCGTTCTGCTCGACGATGCTCAACGACGGCGTGAACGGCAAGGGCGCCGGCGAGCAGGTCGAGGTCGTCGACGTGGCCAGCGTGCTGCTCCGCTCGGTGAAGCCCGAGCAGGCGTCGGGCGCCGAGGAGACGGCGCCGGTCGCGGGCTGA
- a CDS encoding cell division protein CrgA — protein sequence MPKSQVRKKKVYTPPTDVRPTATAATRKPSPVWLPISAVALIVFGIGWLVVYYLSEQEYPVMSWGYWNLAVGFGAMVASLILLSRWR from the coding sequence GTGCCCAAGTCTCAGGTCCGCAAGAAGAAGGTGTACACCCCGCCGACGGACGTTCGTCCGACGGCGACGGCGGCGACGCGCAAGCCTAGCCCGGTGTGGCTGCCGATCTCGGCGGTCGCCCTCATCGTCTTCGGCATCGGCTGGCTGGTGGTCTACTACCTCTCCGAGCAGGAATACCCGGTCATGTCGTGGGGCTACTGGAACCTCGCGGTGGGCTTCGGCGCGATGGTCGCCTCCCTGATCCTGCTCTCCCGCTGGCGCTGA
- a CDS encoding DUF881 domain-containing protein yields MEYTSGAASWQKVLRRAIAGLLPRRPRQRRPGWSIGVPLIAAAAGLLFTTTATTAGGTALREDRRPQLNQLIEDRRAEVAANEQRAAALRGEVEDRTTALASAGGPIKEQQDRAAASREAAGFTALTGPGVTVELNDAPRSNDGSLPAGATNDDLVVHQGDVQAVVNALWAGGAEAMSIMNVRVLSTSAVRCVGNTLLLHGRVYSPPFKIVAIGDPAALQRALADSEGVRLFRDLVDDYKLGYKETVSNVTVPAFEDSTTLRSATVPR; encoded by the coding sequence GTGGAGTACACATCCGGCGCGGCCTCCTGGCAGAAGGTCCTCCGGCGGGCGATCGCCGGCCTCCTGCCACGGCGCCCACGGCAGCGACGGCCGGGCTGGTCGATCGGGGTGCCGCTGATCGCCGCCGCGGCAGGGTTGCTCTTCACCACCACGGCCACCACGGCCGGCGGCACGGCCCTGCGGGAGGACCGACGGCCCCAGCTCAACCAGTTGATCGAGGACCGCCGGGCGGAGGTGGCCGCCAACGAGCAGCGCGCCGCCGCGCTGCGCGGGGAGGTCGAGGACCGCACCACCGCGCTGGCCAGCGCGGGCGGCCCGATCAAGGAGCAGCAGGACCGGGCGGCCGCCAGCCGGGAGGCCGCCGGGTTCACGGCGCTCACCGGCCCCGGGGTGACGGTGGAACTCAACGACGCCCCCCGCAGCAACGACGGCTCCCTGCCCGCCGGGGCCACCAACGACGACCTGGTCGTCCACCAGGGGGACGTGCAGGCGGTGGTGAACGCGCTCTGGGCGGGTGGCGCCGAGGCCATGTCCATCATGAACGTCCGCGTGCTGTCGACCAGCGCGGTACGCTGCGTGGGTAACACCCTGCTGCTACACGGCCGGGTGTACTCCCCACCATTCAAGATCGTAGCAATCGGCGATCCCGCCGCCCTCCAGCGGGCCCTCGCCGACTCCGAGGGAGTCCGGTTGTTCAGGGACCTGGTCGACGACTACAAGCTCGGTTACAAGGAGACCGTCTCCAACGTGACCGTGCCGGCGTTCGAGGATTCGACCACACTGCGGTCGGCGACGGTGCCACGGTGA